In Carya illinoinensis cultivar Pawnee chromosome 6, C.illinoinensisPawnee_v1, whole genome shotgun sequence, a single genomic region encodes these proteins:
- the LOC122312690 gene encoding uncharacterized protein LOC122312690, whose translation MEAYKERLGVFSSNTGLCMGNGQRINFWHDVWVGDTALKAVYPTIFSIAREKDAMVADLWGTTHDAQAWNINLTREAHDWEVGMLVDFFNLLHNISLAVTTEDTLVWRPSRKGKFSIGSFYETLTAQPSSNFSLKSIWRNKALPKAAFFVWIAAFEKVLTIDNLRRRGLIIVDRCCLCKNSGEIVDHLLLHCDFARDAWNHLFSRMGLAWTMLRMVVELLASWRGISGTTQIAAMWKMIPIYSEILKRPIGGGGSNSDHS comes from the exons ATGGAAGCATATAAGGAAAGGTTGGGGGTATTTTCTAGTAACACCGGGCTGTGTATGGGGAATGGCCAAAGGATcaatttttggcatgatgtgtgGGTGGGTGATACTGCTCTTAAGGCTGTTTACCCCACTATTTTCAGCATTGCAAGGGAAAAAGATGCAATGGTGGCTGACTTGTGGGGTACTACACATGATGCCCAAGCGTGGAACATCAATCTCACTAGGGAGGCTCATGATTGGGAAGTGGGTATGCTAGTGGATTTTTTTAACCTGCTCCATAATATCTCCCTTGCTGTTACAACTGAAGATACGTTGGTTTGGAGACCTTCTCGGAAAGGGAAATTCTCGATAGGTTCTTTTTATGAGACACTTACAGCCCAACCTTCGTCCAACTTTTCGTTGAAGAGCATATGGAGGAATAAAGCACTTCCCAAAGCTGCGTTCTTTGTTTGGATAGCAGCCTTTGAGAAGGTCCTAACCATTGATAACTTAAGAAGGCGTGGTCTGATAATTGTGGATCGGTGCTGTTTGTGCAAAAACAGTGGGGAAATAGTGGACCATTTACTCCTACATTGTGACTTTGCCCGAGATGCATGGAATCATTTGTTTAGCAGAATGGGGCTAGCATGGACAATGCTGAGAATGGTAGTTGAACTACTGGCAAGTTGGAGAGGAATCTCAGGGACAACACAGATTGCAGcgatgtggaagatgatccccattt attctgaaattttgaaaaggcCTATAGGGGGAGGTGGTTCAAACTCTGACCACTCCTAG
- the LOC122312691 gene encoding uncharacterized protein LOC122312691, with protein MAGQMATTTHFIQTSNWYSYFGDEAKVEALIDEGTKECDHNLIQATFSQQEAELISQIPLINCNREDTLRWRCTVNGIFIVRSVYYLQGEIRDRQKGQCSQVTQTQEEWTRIWKLLITPATKNFMWRACLNILPTKAKLSKKKILDDPTCPICLREPETIEHILWECPSAADILRQCSRKIQKPQINYNSFRNIVEDMFSKLNQEEMAEFSMILTSIWWKRNQYVFKNIMIDPKSMIYRN; from the coding sequence ATGGCAGGACAAATGGCTACCACAACCCACTTCATTCAAACCTCAAATTGGTATTCATACTTTGGGGATGAGGCAAAAGTTGAGGCACTTATTGATGAAGGAACAAAGGAATGTGATCATAACTTAATACAGGCTACATTCTCTCAGCAAGAAGCTGAACTGATCAGTCAGATTCCACTTATAAATTGTAACAGAGAAGACACTCTAAGATGGAGATGCACAGTAAATGGAATATTCATAGTGAGGAGTGTATATTACCTTCAAGGGGAAATTCGAGATAGGCAAAAGGGTCAATGCTCACAAGTAACTCAAACTCAAGAAGAATGGACCAGGATTTGGAAGCTACTGATCACACCAGCAACTAAGAACTTTATGTGGAGAGCCTGTCTCAACATTcttcctactaaggctaaactaagcaagaagaaaattctGGATGATCCAACTTGTCCTATCTGTCTAAGAGAACCTGAAACAATTGAGCATATACTTTGGGAGTGTCCATCAGCTGCAGATATCTTGAGACAATGTTCAAGGAAAATTCAAAAACCCCAGATAAATTACAACAGTTTTAGGAACATTGTGGAAGACATGTTCAGCAAGCTTAATCAAGAGGAAATGGCAGAATTTTCTATGATCCTAACCAGCATATGGTGGAAAAGGAATCAATATGTGTTTAAAAACATCATGATTGATCCAAAGTCTATGATATATAGGAACTAG
- the LOC122313467 gene encoding uncharacterized protein LOC122313467: protein MASDSELKRVANELSYPILLCERVRVAVDDAESFKLECVEVFKQVDRLSHMLRTLVRFSIATPSLYERPIWRVIADVSKNLERALTLVRKCKRRNVLRRVVTIVSAADFRKIFGLLESSLGDMRWLLSIFDSENVGGIVLSLPPIASNDPIISWVWSYIATLQMAQLTERIEAANELASLARDNDRTKQMIVEEGGVPPLLKLLKEDGSPDAQIAGASALCNLANDQERVRNIVNELGVQIIVQVLADSPMKVQSQVATLVARMAEHDPLAQEDFARDNVIRPLVTLLSFETFDDEHREQSGKQSIHSIVQINKEMEKKSLTRPTAGPYTHSQSSSHYYYNYYHSSEGSKHRRERENEKPQLKLCLKISCAEALWKLARGSVSNSRRITETKGLLCLAKLVEKEEGELQYNCLMTIMEITAAAESNVDLRRAAFKTTSPAAKAVVDQLLRVVRELDSPVLQVLAIKSIGSLARTFPARETRVIGPLVTHLGNRNTDVAAEAVISLQKFACPGNFLCMEHSKTIIEFDGVLPLMKMLRGNERTLLQGLILLCYLALHVGKSDSLEQARVLTALEGVDRTVVSQHPELRELVPKAIYHLSLYHQGVHSQRFSFVP, encoded by the coding sequence ATGGCCTCGGATTCCGAGTTGAAGCGAGTAGCAAACGAGCTCTCGTATCCGATTCTACTCTGCGAGCGAGTCCGTGTTGCGGTGGACGACGCCGAGTCGTTCAAGCTGGAGTGCGTCGAGGTGTTTAAGCAGGTGGACCGGCTCTCCCACATGCTCCGGACCCTGGTCCGGTTCTCCATCGCCACTCCCTCCCTCTATGAGAGGCCGATTTGGCGGGTAATCGCCGACGTCTCCAAGAACCTGGAGCGTGCTCTAACCCTAGTCCGCAAGTGCAAGAGACGGAACGTCCTCCGCCGGGTCGTCACCATCGTCAGCGCGGCGGATTTCCGTAAGATCTTCGGCCTTCTGGAATCTTCACTTGGCGACATGAGGTGGCTCCTGAGCATCTTTGATTCCGAAAACGTAGGTGGCATCGTCCTTTCTCTTCCACCGATCGCCAGCAACGATCCGATTATCTCCTGGGTTTGGTCCTACATTGCTACTCTTCAAATGGCCCAACTGACGGAACGAATTGAAGCAGCCAATGAACTCGCTTCGCTCGCCAGAGACAACGACAGGACCAAGCAGATGATCGTCGAGGAAGGTGGGGTCCCTCCATTGCTAAAGCTCTTGAAGGAGGACGGGTCGCCGGACGCTCAGATTGCTGGGGCGAGCGCGCTTTGCAACCTAGCGAACGACCAAGAAAGGGTGAGAAATATCGTGAATGAGCTCGGGGTTCAGATTATAGTGCAAGTCCTCGCGGACTCGCCTATGAAGGTTCAATCTCAGGTAGCGACGTTGGTGGCGAGGATGGCTGAGCATGACCCTCTGGCGCAAGAGGATTTCGCGAGAGATAACGTGATAAGGCCGCTTGTGACACTGTTGTCTTTCGAGACATTTGATGACGAGCATAGAGAGCAATCTGGCAAGCAAAGCATTCATTCGATTGTTCAAATTAACAAGGAGATGGAGAAGAAATCGTTAACTAGGCCGACTGCCGGACCATATACGCATTCGCAATCGAGCTCGCATtactattataattattatcattCCTCGGAGGGGAGTAAGCataggagagagagggagaacgAAAAGCCCCAACTGAAGCTTTGTTTGAAAATTAGTTGTGCTGAGGCTTTGTGGAAGCTTGCCCGAGGGAGTGTGTCCAACAGTAGGAGGATAACTGAGACAAAAGGGCTACTTTGTTTGGCCAAGTTGGTGGAAAAAGAAGAGGGTGAGTTGCAATACAATTGCTTGATGACCATAATGGAGATAACGGCTGCAGCTGAGTCCAATGTTGACCTTAGACGTGCAGCATTCAAGACTACTTCACCGGCTGCCAAGGCTGTTGTGGATCAGCTGTTGAGGGTGGTTAGAGAGTTGGACAGCCCTGTCTTGCAAGTTCTGGCCATAAAATCGATTGGTTCATTGGCAAGGACATTTCCTGCTAGAGAGACCCGGGTAATTGGCCCGCTAGTTACTCATCTTGGCAATAGAAACACCGATGTGGCTGCAGAAGCTGTCATTTCGTTGCAGAAGTTTGCTTGTCCGGGTAATTTTCTTTGTATGGAGCATTCAAAGACAATAATTGAGTTCGATGGGGTGCTGCCATTGATGAAAATGCTGAGGGGCAATGAACGGACATTGTTGCAAGGTTTGATTCTGCTTTGCTACCTTGCATTGCACGTTGGAAAAAGTGACTCTTTGGAACAAGCAAGGGTGTTGACTGCCCTTGAGGGGGTAGACCGTACCGTGGTTTCCCAGCATCCTGAATTGAGAGAATTGGTACCCAAGGCTATATACCACCTCAGTCTATACCACCAGGGAGTCCATTCCCAAAGGTTTTCATTTGTTCCTTGA